A region of Struthio camelus isolate bStrCam1 chromosome 30, bStrCam1.hap1, whole genome shotgun sequence DNA encodes the following proteins:
- the NES gene encoding nestin isoform X2 codes for MHLKMSLSLEVATYRTLLEAESTRLQMPAGEYKLANGLRDVKLEASASKLQPATPESRRLLSWDHRTSPSVFPKAEAKMQLAKTQSEALKALTPKSKSPVTREFQKINSVLQSPALKAAGAARDLGAAGRSAPSPVPPSGALPAAGAEATARPHSPERPEPLSLTAPEPSENKHPHEEAKDEKTQDLSEEPPGKSPAPQLLYPDQLVTEALEDALKEVRDDAQPKEEPMLRAERATEGYRVGSTPELPGQTAADHPMEEVDGTEDANFEALLEERAGGDMHEEPDMERTAQQDGATSHLELGPSSEQEEESAPDFLVAAQSETETQEAMRSWEEEGSKEEEMQTLLSPEESGEPEFVRDAAGSPLGEDMLASSEPDAERWEGSTDHPSQAATAGGGLEEPEQGEDDVEAVSTEALHLSEDEERRGLWSPSREDEERDFSEAAKEVREEESLQKEIQATHACPMESHPVLPGEGHLEEDLVEREQESLGHQEMPLCETDPAVEEERREEMCPEHELSSTKESISAEALSRAEEDTTGEEIADRARDGEGEMGEPGEEALEGEDLKAEGKMLGPEDLRQEEVTLEQSGVLQENGFEDDTLEQEELETLPREEVLGSGDDDNFRKDHPEDWEMKGEEDTEGSPGTEDANVTPQEPAWVDDILTSTGVPESEETEGILPAEIEAAGKDDEDDTGSSLRSQQEPTPQSETEQEAEPALGLVREAQEGHQDQLAQAPGDAPGPGGSEEPAAAPEASWEAQARAEDAEDELPSEPEEPEKASTGSAAFHQAPGDYAESDERQEEDAQRTEELGQEPGTSKSIQLEDTLPDNTPLHLYEGQMLAAIARSPTPRAGEDAAEPAPASEIALEDEGELEGSHRPITPLKESHEEEEEAGMESAPAAECAEEEEGYFMVSAPNQEAPSSEDAEISEDFEEIKVEATEANKDDLKAPRETSPAPEDEGHFEALAGQADEGIKTPTEEREMPKAGDFTAELEEAMPAAELGSAPGEGRSAGIADGPEQGAESPDADSGAREGRGRSEGFAAAEPESEASRGAEFLSRDSPGQPGTEEPFPEQEDESGTAELSPPREAAPEESAPGKQPSPAPEEETADGESLPPAEEEQTSDADPPPPGSSQEADDQGRSHPGQDGFTGTNQDNADGLDLAAKTPAHVMKDSDILEIVEQALEFNQELMLGARLAEAEQQAPGGTEPTRPPRELGEDDGDSSPASSSEEEPTVQETPAAAAPSAEEPATSGTVQAENRELNGLRSEASLEDLAEIPAELPNGVGEAQPEQERLGKVPLAQELPGEETEPTATSATPEGPGYGETAAGKNPTPPLGKGVGTESASGPGAEVLRLVPSQPPRCQLKDEQESWSSEDD; via the exons ATGCACCTGAAGATGTCCCTGAGCTTGGAAGTGGCGACCTACAG GACGCTGCTGGAAGCAGAAAGCACCCGGCTGCAAATGCCCGCCGGGGAATACAAGCTGGCCAACGGCTTGCGAG ACGTCAAGCTGGAGGCGAGCGCCAGCAAGCTCCAGCCCGCGACGCCTGAGAGCAGGCGGCTGCTCTCCTGGGATCACCGGACGAGTCCCTCCGTcttccccaaggcagaggcgAAGATGCAGCTAGCAAAAACCCAAAGCGAAGCCCTCAAGGCCCTGACCCCCAAAAGCAAGAGCCCCGTCACCAGGGAGTTCCAGAAAATCAACTCGGTCCTCCAGTCCCCGGCGCTGAAGgctgccggcgccgccagggacctcggcgctgccggccgcTCCGCGCCGAGCCCGGTGCCGCCCAGCGGAGCTctcccggccgccggcgcggagGCAACGGCCCGTCCCCACTCCCCAGAGCGGCCTGAGCccctgagcctcacggcaccgGAGCCGAGCGAGAACAAGCACCCTCATGAGGAAGCCAAGGATGAGAAGACCCAAGACCTCAGCGAGGAGCCACCTGGGAAGTCACCTGCCCCACAGTTGCTGTACCCCGACCAGCTGGTCACTGAAGCGTTGGAAGATGCTCTCAAGGAGGTGAGAGACGATGCTCAGCCCAAAGAAGAGCCCATGCTCAGGGCCGAGAGGGCTACAGAGGGCTACAGGGTAGGGAGCACGCCCGAGCTCCCCGGCCAGACGGCAGCCGATCACCCCATGGAGGAGGTCGATGGCACTGAGGATGCCAATTTTGAAGCCCTCCTAGAAGAGAGGGCTGGAGGAGACATGCACGAGGAACCAGACATGGAGCGCACCGCTCAGCAGGATGGAGCAACGTCCCACCTGGAGCTAGGACCGTCCAGCGAGCAGGAGGAAGAAAGCGCACCTGATTTTCTCGTTGCTGCACAGAGTGAGACAGAAACCCAGGAGGCGATGAGAtcttgggaggaggaagggagcaaagaggaagagatgCAGACGCTGCTGAGCCCAGAGGAAAGCGGGGAGCCGGAATTCGTGCGCGACGCCGCAGGCAGCCCGCTGGGCGAAGACATGCTCGCTTCATCTGAGCCCGATGCCGAgcgctgggaaggcagcacagatCACCCCAGCCAGGCAGCTACTGCCGGGGGAGGCCTGGAGgagccagagcaaggagaagacGACGTGGAGGCCGTGAGCACGGAGGCGTTGCACCTCTCAGAGGATGAGGAGAGACGGGGACTCTGGAGCCCTTCCAGGGAGGACGAAGAGCGCGATTtctcagaagcagcaaaggaagtgCGAGAAGAAGAGTCCCTACAGAAGGAAATCCAAGCCACGCATGCTTGCCCCATGGAAAGTCACCCCGTTTTGCCTGGGGAAGGCCACCTAGAAGAGGATCTTGTTGAGAGAGAGCAGGAAAGTTTGGGGCACCAGGAAATGCCTCTGTGCGAGACAGATCCTGctgtagaggaagaaaggagggaggagatgtGCCCAGAACATGAGCTCTCAAGCACCAAAGAGAGCATCTCAGCAGAAGCTTTATCACGGGCTGAAGAAGACACCACGGGAGAGGAGATCGCAGACAGAGCAAGAGATGGCGAGGGAGAAATGGgagagccaggagaggaggctttgGAAGGAGAGGACCTCAAGGCTGAAGGGAAGATGTTGGGGCCTGAAGACCTGAGGCAGGAGGAAGTTACCTTGGAGCAGTCTGGGGTCCTGCAGGAAAACGGCTTTGAAGATGACACGCTGGAGCAAGAAGAGCTGGAGACCCTGCCGAGGGAGGAAGTCCTGGGCAGCGGAGACGATGACAACTTCCGAAAGGACCATCCAGAGGACTGGGAAATGAAAGGGGAGGAGGACACAGAGGGATCTCCAGGGACAGAAGATGCCAACGTCACACCCCAAGAGCCAGCCTGGGTGGATGACATCCTCACAAGCACAGGGGTACCAGAAAGCGAGGAGACAGAGGGCATTTTGCCGGctgaaatagaagcagcaggaaaagacGACGAAGACGACACCGGGAGTAGCTTGAGGAGCCAGCAGGAGCCAACACCACAAAGCGAAACGGAGCAGGAGGCCGAGCCTGCCCTGGGACTGGTGAGGGAAGCCCAGGAGGGCCACCAGGACCAGCTTGCCCAGGCACCCGGGGACGCTCCGGGGCCAGGAGGCAGCGAGGAGCCGGCCGCAGCTCCGGAGGCGTCGTGGGAGGCGCAGGCAAGGGCTGAGGACGCAGAGGACGAGCTCCCTTCAGAGCCTGAGGAGCCGGAGAAGGCCAGCACGGGCTCGGCGGCCTTTCACCAGGCTCCAGGTGACTACGCAGAAAGCGATGAGCGCCAGGAGGAGGATGCTCAGAGAACAGAAGAGCTGGGCCAGGAGCCGGGGACAAGCAAGAGCATCCAGCTGGAAGACACCCTGCCGGATAACACGCCTTTGCACCTCTACGAAGGGCAGATGCTGGCTGCGATCGCACGCAGCCCAACGCCTCGGGCTGGCGAAGACGCTGCAGAGCCAGCTCCGGCATCCGAAATTGCTCTGGAGGATGAAGGAGAGCTGGAGGGGAGCCACAGGCCAATAACTCCCTTAAAAGAAAGCcacgaagaggaggaggaggcagggatggaGTCAGCCCCTGCGGCAGAGTGTGCCGAGGAAGAGGAAGGTTATTTCATGGTTTCTGCTCCCAACCAAGAGGCACCCAGCTCAGAAGACGCCGAGATCTCAGAGGACTTCGAAGAAATCAAAGTCGAAGCAACTGAAGCCAACAAAGATGATCTAAAAGCTCCCAGAGAAACATCTCCAGCGCCAGAGGACGAAGGGCACTTCGAAGCACTTGCTGGCCAAGCAGACGAAGGCATAAAAACGCCCACAGAAGAACGTGAGATGCCAAAAGCTGGGGATTTCACTGCCGAGCTAGAGGAAGCCATGCCGGCGGCAGAgctcggctcggccccgggcGAGGGGCGCTCCGCAGGAATCGCCGACGGGCCAGAGCAGGGCGCAGAGAGCCCCGACGCGGACTCCGGCGCCCGCGAGGGACGAGGGCGTTCGGAGGGATTCGCCGCCGCCGAACCGGAGAGCGAGGCCAGCAGAGGCGCTGAGTTTCTGAGCCGTGATTCCCCCGGGCAGCCGGGGACGGAGGAGCCCTTcccggagcaggaggacgagtcCGGCACGGCCGAGCTCAGCCCGCCCCGGGAGGCCGCCCCGGAGGAGAGCGCGCCGGGCAAGCAGCCATCGCCGGCTCCAGAAGAAGAAACGGCGGACGGCGAGAGCCTTCCCCCGGCCGAGGAGGAGCAGACCTCGGATGCCGacccacctcctccaggctcctcGCAGGAGGCCGATGACCAAGGGCGCAGCCACCCTGGGCAGGACGGTTTCACAGGGACGAACCAAGACAACGCAGACGGGCTTGATCTCGCTGCAAAAACGCCGGCGCACGTCATGAAAGACTCGGATATTCTGGAAATAGTAGAGCAAGCCCTGGAGTTCAACCAGGAGCTGATGTTGGGGGCAAGGCTGGCCGAAGCCGAGCAGCAGGCTCCCGGCGGGACCGAGCCGACACGTCCACCCCGCGAGTTGGGAGAAGATGATGGAGACTCCTCGCCCGCGTCCTCCAGCGAGGAGGAGCCCACGGTCCAAGAGACGCCAGCGGCCGCCGCACCGAGCGCCGAGGAGCCGGCGACGTCCGGCACCGTCCAAGCCGAGAACCGGGAGCTGAAC